A window from Triplophysa dalaica isolate WHDGS20190420 chromosome 3, ASM1584641v1, whole genome shotgun sequence encodes these proteins:
- the kirrel1b gene encoding kin of IRRE-like protein 1b isoform X3 encodes MTADQIGIIMTWLWILTLTISVNRVVGGPRFSQEPADQSVVVGERVVLSCVVFNYTGIVQWTKDGLALGIGEDLRAWPRYRVLRIMDVGQFNLEITSADLSDDSLYECQATEAALRSRRAKLTVLIPPEGPVIEGSPEILLTAGSTYNLTCVSRGAKPMSTIEWFKDGIIVEGALTSTEVLSDRKRVTTRSFLEIHPLDTDTGRNFTCVAANLATPLGKKATVTLNIHHPPTVILSIEPRSVLEGERVKFTCQATANPPIMGFRWAKGGVILDGARESVFETTADHSFFTEPVSCLVFNPVGSTNVSILVDVHFGPILVVEPRPVTVDVDSDVTLNCKWSGNPPLTLTWTKKGSSMVLSNNNQLFLKSVSQVDAGQYVCKAIVPRIGVGETEVTLTVNGPPIISSEPIQYAVRGEKGEIKCYIASTPPPDKIVWAWKENVWEKERGTLLERYTVEQSRPVSQGGAVLSTLTINNVMESDFQTTYNCTAWNAFGPGTMIITLEETDIVPVGVIAGGSVGSSILLLLLLFSLIFYIYRQRKGSRRGVTLKPDIKVETVNKESHSLEEETASASTATRMVKAMYSPFKDDMDLKQDLHNDTMETKVDEYEPKDPTNGYYNVRATTHEDVRASSRSLLYQEFRPPNPASVSATASGPVHNIHPAPTGRYEPRPGSRMAHNTYFNTIARVTQSQAPANPSSKTTDYPGDRGLLESTNPLAFDSYAYSTTPQYRLGFAPPLEGGPAYEMYPTGPTGQGAGTSQGAGQEASAGKYTSSAQFPYATPPTEYSQRHTQRMQTHV; translated from the exons TGGTTGGTGGTCCGCGGTTCTCTCAGGAGCCGGCAGATCAGTCAGTGGTGGTCGGCGAGAGGGTGGTTCTGTCCTGTGTGGTGTTTAACTATACCGGCATTGTACAGTGGACCAAAGACGGACTTGCTCTTGGCATCGGAGAGGATCTGAGAG catGGCCGCGGTATCGTGTTTTGCGTATAATGGACGTGGGGCAGTTTAATCTGGAAATTACGTCAGCAGACCTGTCGGATGATTCACTGTACGAGTGTCAAGCCACTGAAGCTGCTTTGAGATCCAGAAGAGCCAAACTTACTGTTCTTA TCCCACCTGAAGGTCCTGTTATTGAGGGCTCTCCAGAGATCCTGTTAACTGCAGGATCCACATATAACCTCACCTGTGTGTCTCGAGGAGCGAAGCCGATGTCGACTATAGAATGGTTCAAAGACGGGATTATAGTGGAGGGAGCACTGACTAGCACT GAGGTGTTatcagacagaaagagagtgaCCACCCGGAGTTTTCTGGAGATCCATCCATTGGATACAGACACGGGACGAAATTTCACCTGTGTGGCCGCAAACCTGGCCACCCCGCTGGGGAAGAAGGCCACTGTCACTCTCAACATCCACC ATCCTCCCACAGTGATTCTGTCCATAGAGCCTCGCTCTGTTTTAGAAGGGGAGAGGGTTAAGTTTACCTGCCAGGCCACGGCCAACCCTCCCATTATGGGTTTCAG gtgGGCTAAGGGTGGTGTGATTTTAGACGGGGCGAGAGAAAGTGTGTTTGAGACCACAGCAGATCACTCGTTCTTCACCGAGCCTGTGTCCTGTCTGGTGTTTAACCCGGTGGGCAGCACTAACGTCAGTATATTGGTGGACGTCCACT TTGGTCCAATTCTGGTGGTGGAACCAAGGCCTGTAACAGTAGATGTTGACTCTGATGTCACACTCAATTGTAAATGGTCAGGAAATCCTCCACTCACCCTCACATGGACCAAGAAGGGCTCCAGTATG GTCCTCAGTAATAACAATCAGTTATTCCTGAAGTCTGTTAGTCAGGTGGATGCTGGGCAGTATGTGTGTAAAGCCATTGTTCCCAGAATCGGCGTTGGTGAGACCGAGGTCACGCTCACTGTCAATG GTCCTCCGATCATCTCAAGCGAGCCAATCCAGTATGCCGTGAGAGGAGAGAAGGGAGAAATCAAGTGCTACATTGCCAGCACCCCTCCGCCGGACAAAATT GTGTGGGCATGGAAGGAGAATGtgtgggagaaagagagagggacgCTGTTGGAGAGATACACAGTGGAGCAGAGCAGACCTGTGTCACAAGGTGGCGCCGTTCTCTCAACTCTCACCATCAACAATGTCATGGAATCTGACTTTCAGACCACTTATAACTGCACTGCATGGAATGCTTTCGGGCCGGGAACCATGATCATTACTCTAGAGGAGACAG ATATAGTGCCTGTAGGAGTGATAGCAGGTGGATCTGTTGGATCTTCCATTCTGCTGCTGcttcttctgttttctcttATATTCTATATCTACCGACAGCGCAAAGGCA GTCGTCGTGGAGTCACGCTGAAACCGGACATTAAGGTGGAAACGGTCAACAAGGAGAGCCACAGTCTTGAGGAAGAGACTGCCAGTGCATCCACTGCAACCCGAATGGTAAAGGCAATGTATTCT CCTTTCAAAGACGACATGGACCTGAAGCAAGACCTTCACAACGACACTATGGAGACCAAGGTGGATGAATACGAGCCTAAG GACCCCACTAATGGCTACTACAACGTTCGAGCTACGACGCACGAGGACGTCCGAGCATCTTCCCGCTCCCTGCTCTACCAAGAATTCCGTCCTCCGAATCCAGCGTCGGTATCAGCAACAGCCAGCGGCCCGGTGCACAACATTCACCCTGCGCCCACGGGCCGTTACGAACCACGGCCGGGTTCCCGAATGGCTCACAACACATATTTTAACACCATCGCCAGGGTGACACAAAGTCAAGCACCGGCCAACCCCAGCTCCAAGACCACGGACTATCCTGGAGATCGCGGGCTGCTGGAATCAACCAATCCCTTAGCTTTTGACAGCTATGCTTATTCAACAACACCTCAGTACAGATTAGGGTTCGCCCCACCTTTGGAAGGAGGACCGGCTTATGAAATGTATCCTACGGGACCTACGGGACAAGGGGCAGGGACAAGTCAAGGGGCGGGGCAAGAAGCCAGTGCGGGAAAATACACCAGCTCCGCCCAATTTCCATATGCGACCCCTCCTACGGAGTACTCGCAGAGACACACGCAAAGAATGCAGACTCATGTGTGA
- the kirrel1b gene encoding kin of IRRE-like protein 1b isoform X1, translating into MTADQIGIIMTWLWILTLTISVNRVVGGPRFSQEPADQSVVVGERVVLSCVVFNYTGIVQWTKDGLALGIGEDLRAWPRYRVLRIMDVGQFNLEITSADLSDDSLYECQATEAALRSRRAKLTVLIPPEGPVIEGSPEILLTAGSTYNLTCVSRGAKPMSTIEWFKDGIIVEGALTSTEVLSDRKRVTTRSFLEIHPLDTDTGRNFTCVAANLATPLGKKATVTLNIHHPPTVILSIEPRSVLEGERVKFTCQATANPPIMGFRWAKGGVILDGARESVFETTADHSFFTEPVSCLVFNPVGSTNVSILVDVHFGPILVVEPRPVTVDVDSDVTLNCKWSGNPPLTLTWTKKGSSMVLSNNNQLFLKSVSQVDAGQYVCKAIVPRIGVGETEVTLTVNGPPIISSEPIQYAVRGEKGEIKCYIASTPPPDKIVWAWKENVWEKERGTLLERYTVEQSRPVSQGGAVLSTLTINNVMESDFQTTYNCTAWNAFGPGTMIITLEETDIVPVGVIAGGSVGSSILLLLLLFSLIFYIYRQRKGSRRGVTLKPDIKVETVNKESHSLEEETASASTATRMVKAMYSFLPSVSLSPSTQPFKDDMDLKQDLHNDTMETKVDEYEPKDPTNGYYNVRATTHEDVRASSRSLLYQEFRPPNPASVSATASGPVHNIHPAPTGRYEPRPGSRMAHNTYFNTIARVTQSQAPANPSSKTTDYPGDRGLLESTNPLAFDSYAYSTTPQYRLGFAPPLEGGPAYEMYPTGPTGQGAGTSQGAGQEASAGKYTSSAQFPYATPPTEYSQRHTQRMQTHV; encoded by the exons TGGTTGGTGGTCCGCGGTTCTCTCAGGAGCCGGCAGATCAGTCAGTGGTGGTCGGCGAGAGGGTGGTTCTGTCCTGTGTGGTGTTTAACTATACCGGCATTGTACAGTGGACCAAAGACGGACTTGCTCTTGGCATCGGAGAGGATCTGAGAG catGGCCGCGGTATCGTGTTTTGCGTATAATGGACGTGGGGCAGTTTAATCTGGAAATTACGTCAGCAGACCTGTCGGATGATTCACTGTACGAGTGTCAAGCCACTGAAGCTGCTTTGAGATCCAGAAGAGCCAAACTTACTGTTCTTA TCCCACCTGAAGGTCCTGTTATTGAGGGCTCTCCAGAGATCCTGTTAACTGCAGGATCCACATATAACCTCACCTGTGTGTCTCGAGGAGCGAAGCCGATGTCGACTATAGAATGGTTCAAAGACGGGATTATAGTGGAGGGAGCACTGACTAGCACT GAGGTGTTatcagacagaaagagagtgaCCACCCGGAGTTTTCTGGAGATCCATCCATTGGATACAGACACGGGACGAAATTTCACCTGTGTGGCCGCAAACCTGGCCACCCCGCTGGGGAAGAAGGCCACTGTCACTCTCAACATCCACC ATCCTCCCACAGTGATTCTGTCCATAGAGCCTCGCTCTGTTTTAGAAGGGGAGAGGGTTAAGTTTACCTGCCAGGCCACGGCCAACCCTCCCATTATGGGTTTCAG gtgGGCTAAGGGTGGTGTGATTTTAGACGGGGCGAGAGAAAGTGTGTTTGAGACCACAGCAGATCACTCGTTCTTCACCGAGCCTGTGTCCTGTCTGGTGTTTAACCCGGTGGGCAGCACTAACGTCAGTATATTGGTGGACGTCCACT TTGGTCCAATTCTGGTGGTGGAACCAAGGCCTGTAACAGTAGATGTTGACTCTGATGTCACACTCAATTGTAAATGGTCAGGAAATCCTCCACTCACCCTCACATGGACCAAGAAGGGCTCCAGTATG GTCCTCAGTAATAACAATCAGTTATTCCTGAAGTCTGTTAGTCAGGTGGATGCTGGGCAGTATGTGTGTAAAGCCATTGTTCCCAGAATCGGCGTTGGTGAGACCGAGGTCACGCTCACTGTCAATG GTCCTCCGATCATCTCAAGCGAGCCAATCCAGTATGCCGTGAGAGGAGAGAAGGGAGAAATCAAGTGCTACATTGCCAGCACCCCTCCGCCGGACAAAATT GTGTGGGCATGGAAGGAGAATGtgtgggagaaagagagagggacgCTGTTGGAGAGATACACAGTGGAGCAGAGCAGACCTGTGTCACAAGGTGGCGCCGTTCTCTCAACTCTCACCATCAACAATGTCATGGAATCTGACTTTCAGACCACTTATAACTGCACTGCATGGAATGCTTTCGGGCCGGGAACCATGATCATTACTCTAGAGGAGACAG ATATAGTGCCTGTAGGAGTGATAGCAGGTGGATCTGTTGGATCTTCCATTCTGCTGCTGcttcttctgttttctcttATATTCTATATCTACCGACAGCGCAAAGGCA GTCGTCGTGGAGTCACGCTGAAACCGGACATTAAGGTGGAAACGGTCAACAAGGAGAGCCACAGTCTTGAGGAAGAGACTGCCAGTGCATCCACTGCAACCCGAATGGTAAAGGCAATGTATTCT TTTCTTccctctgtctccctctctccctccacacaGCCTTTCAAAGACGACATGGACCTGAAGCAAGACCTTCACAACGACACTATGGAGACCAAGGTGGATGAATACGAGCCTAAG GACCCCACTAATGGCTACTACAACGTTCGAGCTACGACGCACGAGGACGTCCGAGCATCTTCCCGCTCCCTGCTCTACCAAGAATTCCGTCCTCCGAATCCAGCGTCGGTATCAGCAACAGCCAGCGGCCCGGTGCACAACATTCACCCTGCGCCCACGGGCCGTTACGAACCACGGCCGGGTTCCCGAATGGCTCACAACACATATTTTAACACCATCGCCAGGGTGACACAAAGTCAAGCACCGGCCAACCCCAGCTCCAAGACCACGGACTATCCTGGAGATCGCGGGCTGCTGGAATCAACCAATCCCTTAGCTTTTGACAGCTATGCTTATTCAACAACACCTCAGTACAGATTAGGGTTCGCCCCACCTTTGGAAGGAGGACCGGCTTATGAAATGTATCCTACGGGACCTACGGGACAAGGGGCAGGGACAAGTCAAGGGGCGGGGCAAGAAGCCAGTGCGGGAAAATACACCAGCTCCGCCCAATTTCCATATGCGACCCCTCCTACGGAGTACTCGCAGAGACACACGCAAAGAATGCAGACTCATGTGTGA
- the kirrel1b gene encoding kin of IRRE-like protein 1b isoform X2: MTADQIGIIMTWLWILTLTISVNRVVGGPRFSQEPADQSVVVGERVVLSCVVFNYTGIVQWTKDGLALGIGEDLRAWPRYRVLRIMDVGQFNLEITSADLSDDSLYECQATEAALRSRRAKLTVLIPPEGPVIEGSPEILLTAGSTYNLTCVSRGAKPMSTIEWFKDGIIVEGALTSTEVLSDRKRVTTRSFLEIHPLDTDTGRNFTCVAANLATPLGKKATVTLNIHHPPTVILSIEPRSVLEGERVKFTCQATANPPIMGFRWAKGGVILDGARESVFETTADHSFFTEPVSCLVFNPVGSTNVSILVDVHFGPILVVEPRPVTVDVDSDVTLNCKWSGNPPLTLTWTKKGSSMVLSNNNQLFLKSVSQVDAGQYVCKAIVPRIGVGETEVTLTVNGPPIISSEPIQYAVRGEKGEIKCYIASTPPPDKIVWAWKENVWEKERGTLLERYTVEQSRPVSQGGAVLSTLTINNVMESDFQTTYNCTAWNAFGPGTMIITLEETDIVPVGVIAGGSVGSSILLLLLLFSLIFYIYRQRKGSRRGVTLKPDIKVETVNKESHSLEEETASASTATRMFLPSVSLSPSTQPFKDDMDLKQDLHNDTMETKVDEYEPKDPTNGYYNVRATTHEDVRASSRSLLYQEFRPPNPASVSATASGPVHNIHPAPTGRYEPRPGSRMAHNTYFNTIARVTQSQAPANPSSKTTDYPGDRGLLESTNPLAFDSYAYSTTPQYRLGFAPPLEGGPAYEMYPTGPTGQGAGTSQGAGQEASAGKYTSSAQFPYATPPTEYSQRHTQRMQTHV, encoded by the exons TGGTTGGTGGTCCGCGGTTCTCTCAGGAGCCGGCAGATCAGTCAGTGGTGGTCGGCGAGAGGGTGGTTCTGTCCTGTGTGGTGTTTAACTATACCGGCATTGTACAGTGGACCAAAGACGGACTTGCTCTTGGCATCGGAGAGGATCTGAGAG catGGCCGCGGTATCGTGTTTTGCGTATAATGGACGTGGGGCAGTTTAATCTGGAAATTACGTCAGCAGACCTGTCGGATGATTCACTGTACGAGTGTCAAGCCACTGAAGCTGCTTTGAGATCCAGAAGAGCCAAACTTACTGTTCTTA TCCCACCTGAAGGTCCTGTTATTGAGGGCTCTCCAGAGATCCTGTTAACTGCAGGATCCACATATAACCTCACCTGTGTGTCTCGAGGAGCGAAGCCGATGTCGACTATAGAATGGTTCAAAGACGGGATTATAGTGGAGGGAGCACTGACTAGCACT GAGGTGTTatcagacagaaagagagtgaCCACCCGGAGTTTTCTGGAGATCCATCCATTGGATACAGACACGGGACGAAATTTCACCTGTGTGGCCGCAAACCTGGCCACCCCGCTGGGGAAGAAGGCCACTGTCACTCTCAACATCCACC ATCCTCCCACAGTGATTCTGTCCATAGAGCCTCGCTCTGTTTTAGAAGGGGAGAGGGTTAAGTTTACCTGCCAGGCCACGGCCAACCCTCCCATTATGGGTTTCAG gtgGGCTAAGGGTGGTGTGATTTTAGACGGGGCGAGAGAAAGTGTGTTTGAGACCACAGCAGATCACTCGTTCTTCACCGAGCCTGTGTCCTGTCTGGTGTTTAACCCGGTGGGCAGCACTAACGTCAGTATATTGGTGGACGTCCACT TTGGTCCAATTCTGGTGGTGGAACCAAGGCCTGTAACAGTAGATGTTGACTCTGATGTCACACTCAATTGTAAATGGTCAGGAAATCCTCCACTCACCCTCACATGGACCAAGAAGGGCTCCAGTATG GTCCTCAGTAATAACAATCAGTTATTCCTGAAGTCTGTTAGTCAGGTGGATGCTGGGCAGTATGTGTGTAAAGCCATTGTTCCCAGAATCGGCGTTGGTGAGACCGAGGTCACGCTCACTGTCAATG GTCCTCCGATCATCTCAAGCGAGCCAATCCAGTATGCCGTGAGAGGAGAGAAGGGAGAAATCAAGTGCTACATTGCCAGCACCCCTCCGCCGGACAAAATT GTGTGGGCATGGAAGGAGAATGtgtgggagaaagagagagggacgCTGTTGGAGAGATACACAGTGGAGCAGAGCAGACCTGTGTCACAAGGTGGCGCCGTTCTCTCAACTCTCACCATCAACAATGTCATGGAATCTGACTTTCAGACCACTTATAACTGCACTGCATGGAATGCTTTCGGGCCGGGAACCATGATCATTACTCTAGAGGAGACAG ATATAGTGCCTGTAGGAGTGATAGCAGGTGGATCTGTTGGATCTTCCATTCTGCTGCTGcttcttctgttttctcttATATTCTATATCTACCGACAGCGCAAAGGCA GTCGTCGTGGAGTCACGCTGAAACCGGACATTAAGGTGGAAACGGTCAACAAGGAGAGCCACAGTCTTGAGGAAGAGACTGCCAGTGCATCCACTGCAACCCGAATG TTTCTTccctctgtctccctctctccctccacacaGCCTTTCAAAGACGACATGGACCTGAAGCAAGACCTTCACAACGACACTATGGAGACCAAGGTGGATGAATACGAGCCTAAG GACCCCACTAATGGCTACTACAACGTTCGAGCTACGACGCACGAGGACGTCCGAGCATCTTCCCGCTCCCTGCTCTACCAAGAATTCCGTCCTCCGAATCCAGCGTCGGTATCAGCAACAGCCAGCGGCCCGGTGCACAACATTCACCCTGCGCCCACGGGCCGTTACGAACCACGGCCGGGTTCCCGAATGGCTCACAACACATATTTTAACACCATCGCCAGGGTGACACAAAGTCAAGCACCGGCCAACCCCAGCTCCAAGACCACGGACTATCCTGGAGATCGCGGGCTGCTGGAATCAACCAATCCCTTAGCTTTTGACAGCTATGCTTATTCAACAACACCTCAGTACAGATTAGGGTTCGCCCCACCTTTGGAAGGAGGACCGGCTTATGAAATGTATCCTACGGGACCTACGGGACAAGGGGCAGGGACAAGTCAAGGGGCGGGGCAAGAAGCCAGTGCGGGAAAATACACCAGCTCCGCCCAATTTCCATATGCGACCCCTCCTACGGAGTACTCGCAGAGACACACGCAAAGAATGCAGACTCATGTGTGA